The Candidatus Neomarinimicrobiota bacterium genome contains the following window.
TACCGAAGCGCGGAAACTCCTGGCCGTTGAAGAAGCCGGCAAGCTCATCGACGTGGATGAGGTAATTCGGGAGGCCCTGCGGCGGGTGGAGGAGATGGGGATTGTCTTTATTGACGAGCTCGATAAGATCGCTGGTGAATCATCGGCCGCTGCGGGTCCCGATGTATCGCGGGAGGGGGTCCAGCGGGATATCCTGCCCATCGTGGAAGGCAGCAACGTTGTCACCAAGTATGGGGTGGTGCGAACCGAACATGTTCTCTTTCTCGCGGCCGGGGCTTTCCACGTGAGCAAGCCCTCCGATCTGATCCCCGAGCTGCAGGGCCGTTTCCCCATTCGAGTAGAGATGGACGACCTGACCCAGAAGGATTTCGTTAAAATCCTCACTCATCCCCGGAATGCTCTTATCAAGCAGTACACCGCCCTTCTCAGCACAGAAGGAGTGGACATCAAATTTGATAGAGCCGCCATTAACGAAATCGCCCGGGTGGCTTACGAAGTGAACATGAGCATGGAGAACATCGGCGCCCGGCGGCTCCATACCATCCTCACCACGCTGCTGGAGGATGTGCTGTTCGAACAGCCGGAAGGTAAAGACAAGCAGATCTCCATTAGCAAAGAGCTGGTGAAGGAGAAGGTCGGGACCATCGCCAAGGACCAGGACCTGAGCCGGTATATCCTGTAAGCACTAGTGCAAATTTCAAAGTGCAAGATGCAAAATGGGCTATGCTCGTGGACCGCTGGCAGGAGGTTGGGAGCTCGTAGAGAACCGACGATACACGAGCAACGTTATACTGGTGGTTTGAACCGAATGGGGATTAAACAATGCGGCAAGTAATCATTTATCCTGGTGAAGATGGCTACTGGGTGGTCGAATGTCCTTCGTTGCCCGGTTGCATAAGCCAGGGTGATACCAAGGAAGAGGCTATTCGCAATATCCGTGAGGCTATCGAGGGATATATAGCCGCACTCGAGGAGGACGGCCTGCCGGTTCCCGAGGAGCGATTTGAACTCCTGACCGTGGCTGTATGAGCAAGCTGCCCGTGATTTCAGGACGCAAGTGCGTCCATGCGCTTGAAAAGGCAGGCTTCTACCAGAAACGGCAAACCAGCAGTCATATGATTTTGCGACGGGATGATCCCTTCGCTCAAGTAGTTGTTCCCGATCACAAAGCTCTGGACCGAGGCACCCTGAGAGCGATTATCCGTCAGGCGGGGCTGAGCGCAGATGAGTTCATCAGATTCTTGAAGTAGGTTGTCTCCAGAACATGATGACCGCCATCGCCAAGGACCAGGACCTGAGCCGGTATATCCTGTAAGCACTAGTGCAAATTTCAAAATGTAAAATGGGCTATGCTCGCGGACCGCTGGCAGGAGGTTGAGCAGCTCAGGCGATTGAGGGAGCGGGAGCGCCTGCATTCGCTTTCGATTACCGATTCCCTCCGGCAGTTTATCCAGCTCATGGAGCTGGCTGACAAGCTGCCCAAGTGGGGTGACAGGGAGCGGCTCAGGCAGTATGAGACCGAGCAGCTGGTTCGGTGGCGAAAGAGGATGGACGCCTTGGGGCGGACGGAGCCAGGATGATTGCCCTACTGGAAGCTGTCAGGGAAGTTCAAGCTTTTCTTGAGGGCGAAGGCTGGTCGTTCATGGTCATCGGGGGACTGGCAGTACAGGTCTGGGGCGGGGTTCGAGCTACCGAGGACGTGGATATTTCGGTAGGCATTCGCCCTGATGAGAGGGATACACTGGTAAAGGCAGCCCGGGAGCGTTTCAAGCTTATCCCCGATGATCCGGAGGCTTTTATCGCCCGGACGAACGTCCTGCCGATCGAGACTGAGTCAGGCATTCCCGTGGATTTAATCTGTGCGGGGACTGATATGGAGCGGGAGGCTTTCAGCCGGGCCAGGGACATTGAGATCGAACCTGGTTTTTCCATGCGTGTAGCTACCGCTGAGGATCTGGTTTTGTTGAAATTCATATCCGAACGGCCCAGAGATCGGGAAGATGTGGAGGGGATTCTGTTTCGCAGCGGAAAAGAAATGGACCACGAATACGTTCGGAAGTGGCTGCGAGTATTTGCCGAAACGCTCCATCAACCGTCTCTGGTGGAGGAGTACGAAGAGTATCTCGGTAGGACAGGCTAAAAGTCCTTACCCCGGTGCATTCTTGCATACGGAGTGGAAAGGGTGTAATAAAATCCATTGCCAAAGACCGGGACCTGAGCCGATATAAACTTTAGGCAATAGTGCAAATTTCAAAATGCAAGATGCAAAATGGGAATCCGGGAGTAGTGCTCCGAAGGCGGCTATAAAACACTAGACCTTATTTCACTCTTTAAATCTGTCATTCTGATATTTTCATTGAAGATTCCTATATGACCAAGGACTTCCTGCATATCACCGACCTGACCGCCGACGAGATAAAGGGGCTTTTCGACCTGGCTGGGGAGGTCAAGGCTAAATTCAAGGCTCGGGAGGACTATCGCCCTTTCCAGGGCCTCACGCTGGCCATGCTCTTCGCCAAGCCCTCGGCCCGGACCCGCATCTCCTTCGAGACCGGCTTTTACCGTCTGGGCGGCCACGCCCTCTACCTGGGACCCGATTCCGTCGGTATCGGCCAGCGCGAGGCGGTTAAGGACGTCGCCCGGGTGGTGAGTCGCTACAACGACATCATCATGGCCCGGTTGTTCGACCACCAGCACATCCTGGAGCTGGCCGAGTATGCAGCGGTACCGGTGGTGAACGGCCTCACCGACTACAACCATCCCTGCCAGATCATGGCTGACATGTTCACCATCTACGAGCGCCGCGGGCACCTGGATGACCTGCAGGTCACCTATGTCGGTGACGGGAACAACATCGTCCATTCCTGGCTGCGCCTGGCAACCCGGCTGCCATTTACCCTCAGCATTGCCTGCCCGGAGGACTATCAGCCTGACCCGGCTACGGTCGCGCTGGCCCGGCAGGCGGGGCTTAGCGAGGTCACCATCACCGACGATCCGCTGGCGGCCGTGGCCGGAGCCGATGTTGTCTATACCGACGTCTGGGCCAGCATGGGGCAGAAGGAGGAAGTCGAAGAACGGCGCGCCAGGTTTAAGGGCTTTCAGGTGACGGCCGAGCTTATGGCCGCCACGGGGAAGGAGTCCTGGTTCATGCACTGCCTGCCGGCCGAGCGGGGCGTAGAAGTCACCGACGAGGTGATGGAGGCACCCTACTCCATTGTATTCGACCAGGCCGAGAACCGGATGCACGTGCAGAACGCGATTATGCTCAAGCTGCTGGGGAAAGAGTAGCGATCCGTCTACGCTTCGCTACGCCGGACAAGTCAGCGGTCAGCGGGGATCGCCACATCCCGACGTTACCGTCGGGATTCGCGATGACAGGAGGGAGGAGAGGCACCGCTCAGCCGAACGCTCAGTGCGACGGGTGTGGGAGAGCCGGATGCATGGGCAGAATGCGATACAATTGCTGCCGCCGAGGTATCGACCGGCGGTTTCGCTACCGTTTTTGACGCAGTTCTGCCACCATTTGCCGATAGGCCCGCTCCTTGCGCAACAGGAACAATCTTGGATTGGCCTCGATATGGGCGACGTCGTCAAAGCCCCGGTCAATGGCCGCCTGTAGTGCGGCTAGCGCTTTATCGGTATCGCCCATCAGGGTATAGGCTCCCGCCAGGTTATAGAACGGCTCCGGCCAGTCCGGGTTTATAGCAGCCCACATTTCCAGCACTGCGACCGCTTCCGGATAATACTTCATATTGAGGTAGGCGCTGCCTTCGGTAAAGGCCAGGTTGTTGATGTAGTTTAGAACTCTAGCCGCCAGGTGGAGTTCATGGGGCTCGCGCTTTTTCCTGACCAGTCGCTGGTAGTGTTTCGCGGTGCTCACGATGGACTCGATGGCCGCGACCCGCCGGGCGGGATCAACAATGGCGGCAAAGTTCCCGCCGATGGCATTCAGTGCGTTGTCCTCCTGCTTCAGGAGACGTCGTTCGATTTTAAGGCGGCGCCGGACCGCCCTGGAAACCGCCAGTTGGTCCCGCTTATCCTCGATCTCCTGTACGGCCCGGAGTCCCTGGAAGTCCTGCGCCAGAGCCGTATAGCTGTGATGGGCCTCGTAGAACTGCCCAGCCTTTTCATATTCTTCCGCTGCCAGCAGTCGTTTTTGATAGAGGGTATCCAGAAGGCCCAGATCCTTTTCGCGGATGCCTGACCGCAGGGCCTGGAGCTCCAGCCATTCCACCGCCTCGGTGCAGACTGCTTCCGGCGCCCAGTTGTGGGGGCCGTCGAAAACTGCGATATGGTTGGGGATACCCAGGTCGTCGAGGGTCCGGTCCAGTTCCTGCAGTTCCAGGAAATTGAAGTCCTCATTACCAACGATGCCGAAGAAGCTGAAGGGCAGATCTGGGGTGGGTTCGTGTCCCTGTCGGAAGCCCGCGCCGTGAGCAATGACCCCTGCCACCCGGTAGCGGGGCATTGAGGCCACTTCGCAAGCTACGCGGGCCCCGCCGGAAAAGCCGGTGACGTACACCCGGCTGGAATTTAGGGCGAAGCGCTGGTGGGTGTCGGCCCACATGGCTGCTGCTGCGGTGAAATTGTCCACCCAGGGACCGTTGCGGGAATTGTTGGAGCCGGCGATGATGATACCGTACTTCTCGGCCGCCTCCCGATAATGTTCCACCGGCAGGTAGCCCCGGGCAGCCGGATCGAAGGCGTAGATTATAGGCCAGGCCTGATCGGGACGGTACCTCGCAGGGAGATACAAGGCGT
Protein-coding sequences here:
- a CDS encoding type II toxin-antitoxin system HicB family antitoxin; its protein translation is MRQVIIYPGEDGYWVVECPSLPGCISQGDTKEEAIRNIREAIEGYIAALEEDGLPVPEERFELLTVAV
- a CDS encoding nucleotidyltransferase, with the translated sequence MIALLEAVREVQAFLEGEGWSFMVIGGLAVQVWGGVRATEDVDISVGIRPDERDTLVKAARERFKLIPDDPEAFIARTNVLPIETESGIPVDLICAGTDMEREAFSRARDIEIEPGFSMRVATAEDLVLLKFISERPRDREDVEGILFRSGKEMDHEYVRKWLRVFAETLHQPSLVEEYEEYLGRTG
- the argF gene encoding ornithine carbamoyltransferase, with translation MTKDFLHITDLTADEIKGLFDLAGEVKAKFKAREDYRPFQGLTLAMLFAKPSARTRISFETGFYRLGGHALYLGPDSVGIGQREAVKDVARVVSRYNDIIMARLFDHQHILELAEYAAVPVVNGLTDYNHPCQIMADMFTIYERRGHLDDLQVTYVGDGNNIVHSWLRLATRLPFTLSIACPEDYQPDPATVALARQAGLSEVTITDDPLAAVAGADVVYTDVWASMGQKEEVEERRARFKGFQVTAELMAATGKESWFMHCLPAERGVEVTDEVMEAPYSIVFDQAENRMHVQNAIMLKLLGKE
- a CDS encoding type II toxin-antitoxin system HicA family toxin, whose product is MSKLPVISGRKCVHALEKAGFYQKRQTSSHMILRRDDPFAQVVVPDHKALDRGTLRAIIRQAGLSADEFIRFLK